CGGTCGTGCCGCCCGCCACCAGCTTCTCCACCGTCTCCCACAGGGCGATCCGGGTCGCCGGGTCCAGCCCGGTCGTCGGCTCGTCGAGGAACAGCACGTCCGGCCGGCCGACCAGGCTGGCGGCGAGGTCGAGCCGTCGGCGCATCCCGCCCGAGTAGGTGCGGGAGGGCTGGTGGGCCGCCCCGGTCAGCTCGAACAGCTCCAGGAGCTCGGTGGCCCGGGCCGCCGCCTCACGCCGTCCCGCCCCGAGGAGGCGGCCGATCAGGACGAGGTTGCGGAATCCGCTCAGGTACTCGTCCACCGACGCGAACTGGCCGGTCACCCCGATGCGCGCGCGGATCTCGGCGCCCTGCGTCGCGACGTCGAAACCGGCGACGGTCACCGTGCCCGCGGACGCCGGGGAGACCGTGGCAAGGATGTTCACCAAGGTCGTCTTGCCGGCCCCGTTGTGACCCAGCAGCCCGAGCACCCGGCCCCGTTCGACCTCGATGTCCACGCCGTCGAGGGCGTGGACGTCGCCGAAGCTCTTGCGGACGCCGACCGCCCGGATCATGGCGTCCTGGCTCAAGGGGCGTCCTGCCCGGCCGTCGCCATCGCCTCGACGAGGCTCTTGGGGCGCATGTCGGTCCAGTTCTCGTTGATGTAGTCCAGGCACGACTGCCGGTCCGTCTCCGGCACCACGACGGACCAGCCCGCCGGGACCTCCGCGAACGACGGCCACAGCGAGTGCTGCCCCTCGTCGTTGACCAGCACGACGTAGGTGGCTTCCGTGTCCTCGAACGGGTTGCTCATGATGTTTCCTTCCTCATCGGGATGCGCGAGGTGCGCGGGGTGCGCCGGACGCGCGGGGTGTGTCGTCCGCGGGCAGATGCCCGACGAGCACGTCGGAGATGGCCGTGACCGCGGCCGGTTCGATCAAGAGGTCCTCGTGGAGGTGGTCGATCACGTGCTCGGTGATCTGCCCGGTGACGTACGGCCGCCAGGCGGCGACGTCGTGAACCTGGTCGTCCTCGGCGAACGAGGTCCCGGAGGCGAAGAAGAGGACGTCCCCGTCGAACGCCTCGGGCCGCAGGTTCCTCGTCAGGCGCG
This region of Streptomyces ambofaciens ATCC 23877 genomic DNA includes:
- a CDS encoding ABC transporter ATP-binding protein; its protein translation is MIRAVGVRKSFGDVHALDGVDIEVERGRVLGLLGHNGAGKTTLVNILATVSPASAGTVTVAGFDVATQGAEIRARIGVTGQFASVDEYLSGFRNLVLIGRLLGAGRREAAARATELLELFELTGAAHQPSRTYSGGMRRRLDLAASLVGRPDVLFLDEPTTGLDPATRIALWETVEKLVAGGTTVLLTTQYLDEADRLADWITVLSKGRVVASDTTDRLKADLGHRSVRVVLPPAADLTAAAAALTAGGFRPRSDAGEHALTTPVDTSAGIAGVIRALDTVGTQAVELTVKEPSLDDVYLALTHPSPAADAA
- a CDS encoding MbtH family protein; the protein is MSNPFEDTEATYVVLVNDEGQHSLWPSFAEVPAGWSVVVPETDRQSCLDYINENWTDMRPKSLVEAMATAGQDAP